GCGTTTAGAACGAAAAATGGTGTTTCCTTCTCTTTGGCCGGCCGGATGGTCCGCCGGGAACGGGTCAGTGGACACTCGGCTATATTTTGGTTGCGCCGCAATGGCCAGCAAGAAGGTGGAGCTGAATGTCCCCCTTCCATCTTAATCGGTCGCCCAGCGTGCCTACCTGCCTCGTGTGtgcgtgtacacacacacacactgtacaGGTGCATCTAGGAAAAAATCTAGGACGTTGTTACCTGCTGCCCTATTGCCTGCGTACCTTACCTTTGccttttgtcttcttcttcttcctcttctttcggagaggaggaggaacgaGAGGGTGGTAACCTGAAGcgctcgtctctctctctccacccaCTCGACTCGTTCCGTGTGTCATCGACGTCGGCCTTGTCTGACcgagttttttctctctcaaaccGACTCCCTCAACCAACTCCACCACCTCCTCTTAGCCACAAGCACCGGCACACCCGcatgggaaaaaaggaaaaagaaaactcccgCCTCTTGTCTTGCTTCATCCAGCTAAAGCTCTGCTGCTTTGGCTCTGCAACAGGCCGAATTAAACCCGGACGGAGTGGAACCTAACGTCGGCAGTCTTCCTTCAACTCTTCGAGAGCTCAAGTACCTACCTCGTCGGCTCCTGCGGAATTTGTCACCACTCGAACCTCTCATCTCATCCGCGATTTTATCCCCGAGAGCCCAAAgtggttgttttttaaaaacgagtGCTGCTGTCACACTTCGCTTTTCTATTCCGTTCAAGTGATCAGTGCGACTCCTTCTGCTCCGTGTTAGCCGCCTTAACCTCCAGGTAAGTTCTaaatttttctcccatttattacCGTTTGATTTGATGGCGCATTTGTTGTGATGTGCCCATTTGAACATGGcaactggaaagaaaaacaagtcgtgcgcagtttcCAATCGATTTACCTGACCAGACGAGagagtcagagagagagagaaggaaaccAAAGTcactaacaaacaaacaaacaaaataaagtagCGGGAGGAGAGCGAAGAGGAGGTGACCGCTGACCGGTTGACCTCCATTTGGACCGGCAGAGTGTGAATACCTTTTTGGTCATTCCTCTTCGTGCAGCACGTCTTCCCTTTTTGAGACCTTCGTcacacatttgtttgttttttttcctccttcaattcatttaagtatcaacacaacaaaaatattccGCCCGACAAAGTTGTGAAAAATTTCGACgaccaaaaacaattttgtttgagGTCCTTCTAAATTTTTGTGACGGACCTGTTTTGTGTTTCTACAAAACCGgttttgggcttttttttttaaatattgtatgtatgtatgttcAATAATTTTCATTGCCCTATCCGGGACGCTTCCGCAGCGACTCCCCTCCGCTTCCAGCACATACGCATTCCGATGTGCGGCAGGTTGTTCGGGCCCTAAGGCGGAAGAGGGGCCCGCGTGCACCTTTAACACACCTTCACatataaaattgttattttatatatagAGATAGATATAGATAATAATATTAGGCAATATATAGGTCACCAGGTatctctttatatttttattgccCAATTCTCGGAATAGTTTTAGATTTTTGGTTTGTGATAAGTTCGCGGCTGGAAACTTATTTCGAATGAATCACGAACGTTCGTGATATCGGATTTATGTGTTTTCCTACTTCCACCCCCCCAACAATCAACCAATTGTATTTATTCCACTTCCTCAATTGCCCAGATAGGAATCAATAACGACCAATTGACTGTGGTAGATAATCGACATTTTGATTGGTAGCCCGCAACCATCGAATCGTTCCCCGACTGAAACTTTCTCCCTTCGTTCTATAAGAGTTATGCCTTTGCTACCCCCGCACGTCTAGAGACCGTTTTCTTGAGACGTGTGGGAATCTGATGGGCTCGTGATTTCGGGAGCTGTGCAGCTCGTCGCCTTTCGTGTGCAACTACAAACGTGTCGAAATGGCGTGAAAGTAAATGAGCGGAAGAGAGGACGTGAcgaaaccgaaaaaaacacaaaactcCAGGCTCATTGAgacggaaagagaaagaagcgaAAGGTGGTGGGCGCACTAGTTTTTACGAGCCCAGTCCGCTTCTCATCAGCCCACCTGTAgcgtgaaataaaaacattaaaaggaaaagacagaagaaagaaagaaaaaaaaagaatccctCTCCGACACGGGAGAAAGCTGCGGTCATCAGATCAGATATgagtttttggtttcttcttcttcttttacgtgAAAGCCGAAGTGCTCCGGTGTGGGATGCAGAACAGGTGCGCACACATCCCGAcccatatttattttaaaagacaaatccattttctttttttttctagttgggattttcatcttttttttcttcttcttcttcacctgTCAGGTTTGGTGTGTGCgtgttctttttgttgtttctttcatcTTGATGTGCTTTCATTCGTTTACATTTTCACTTGACCTAAATAACTTTAGAGGGGcgggcaagaagaagaagacagatCCATAGAACTATGCAAATCGAGCAttgttctcttttgtttttttcttcttgatttcgtATAGCTGAACTATCTTCTTCATAATGGGATAACCCCGGAAACTGTAACGTTCACGAATTTATAGACGTCGAGATAGTACGGACAGATAATATGCAGATGAATCGATTTCACCTGGCAGATAATTGGTCGAACAGAGGAGGTTGCCAAAAATCGGTACACTGCAGGTGTTTCACGGTCGTTGATCTCGACCGAGCGCTAATTTATAGATGGAAGCGTCCGATAGTATTACCTGTATAGTCCATCAAAGAAGTCAATGAGCCTCGCCAAATTTTTACCACCGTCGCCGGAGCGTCGCTTATTTCGTCACACCAATTAACCTGGGTAAAACCTAATCACATTTCGTGTGACGTTCTTTGCAGCGCATCGGTCCACTGACCCActaacttctctctctctctctcgatctCTCTGGTTACTTTGAGGAACTTGACACTTgtctctttttgttatttatttatttaaacaatttGAGTCTTTTCGAGACTaaagtttctatttctataaAAGGTTAGTTTCTGCTCGGTGGACCCAATTGGTCCAGAGACCAGACGGCAAACATGCTGGCCCCACAAAGTTGTTTGACGGTGATGGCCGTCTTGATGGGAGCAGTTCCGCTTCACTTGGCTTTCCCATCTGGCCAAACTTGGTTCATTCATCACTCGGGTCAGGTAATAAacagaaaacacacaaacgaaTGCAACGACGTAGATATAACACTACATCACGGCGAACGTGAGAGACTGTGTTGCCGTTTTATTTTcgccatttcttttattattttttcttcgtttgaaaatattatttatggCTCGATGTGTTCTCTCCTCGATCGTTATCAGGTAGCCCGGCCGGTTATGATCAATTCCAGTCCCGTCTCCGACGAGTTCCCCATTCCGCGCTTCGCACTGCCAGAACAAACAGCCTCGCGGCGCCAAGACGGGCCTTTCCAAGCATCGGGTTCCAACAACCTTCAGGTACtataaagaataataataacgcgATCTAACTGTACACACATCCttcccaccgaaaaaaaagactgaAAAATTGGCACACATTTCAAGTCATGTTTTTGTCCGACTCCCGTTTTTTCGTCCCGTACGTGGTTTGTCCCTTCATGGACGTGCGTATAATGGGCCCGATGATAAAAGCCCGGCCCCGTGATTTTTCAACCGACGACTtcgtgtacatatatatacatacaattttgtttagcGCAGTAcgttatatttcttttgtatGCGGTGTGTCGCCATTGTTCTTTTGTTCGGTTCCGTGATGACCCCGATTTTCCTCCCGCCGTTGGtcattttcaagaaaagaacCATCCATCAACATTCCATGACTATGCTTTAATCAAGGAACAAAAGACTTTGTCATTGTGATATTCGTTGAATtgaagtatttaaaaaatctgttttatCCTTCACTAAAAAAtcctgttttccttttttttttccggttcGGTTAGAATGAACCTCCAGTGCACGTGAAACCGGGAGACAAGGTGTCGTTGATCGTGCGTAACCAAAACCCACTGGAAGCCCAAAAGTTCGTCGACGTCGGGGCGCTGCTTATGGACTTGCAGAGGATGCCACCAGCTTCGGATGGATCGTATCACGTCTTCCTCGCGCCACCCAACTACCCCCAACCGACTGGAGGCCAAAAGTTTGACGTGACCTACGTCGGTGCCCCGCAGCGGGAGCAGCAGACGGTGTCAGACCCACGCAATCCGCACCCACCTCTTTTCGTGGCCCCGCTCGATTACAGCGTTCCGCAAGGCTACGGACGTGTGCAAATTCCCATCCAAAACGTCAAGTTTGCCCTCAACTCACCATTCCAGCAGGTTCAGCAACAGCCGGCACAGTTCCAGCAACCCCAACAACAGTTTAGACAACCCCAGCCGCAGTTCCAGCcaacgcagcagcagccaatacAGCCTGTACAGTTTCAGCAACCTCAGCCGGTGCAGTTCCAGCAACCGCAGGTTGTGCAATTCCAGCCTCCTCAACTTCAGCCGGTGCAATTCCAGACACCTCAACCGCCTCAGTTCCAGACACCTCAACCAGTGCAGTTCCAGCCACAATTCCAGCCCTCTCAGCCACAATTCCAGCCCTCTCAGCCGCAATTCCAGCCTCCTCAACCACAGTTCCAGCCCATTCCAGCGCAACAACCGCAATTCCAACCGCAATTCCAGAAACAAACTGTCGTTTCCGAATTCCAACGGCCACAGTTCCAacagcctcctcctccttccagCTTTGAGCAATCTCTATCCGATATCCGGCTCCAAACTGGATTCGTTCCGTTCCAAACATTGGAAGAAACCAGTACATCTCCTCCAGTAACTCAACCGGCTCCTCCACCTCCCCCACCAACTCAACCAGCTCCTCCACCAGCTCCCAAGGAGCCGCTCGTCTTGGCCGCCGAGTCACCGGAATTTTTGGAACTCATTAAACCCCGCCCAGCTCCAATAGTTGTCGAAGTCGTTGAGAATGCCCCAGTGTCCGAAATTCCTCAGCCAGCGACCCAGTCCCCAGTTGTCGTTCCACCTGAAGAGAAAGTAGCACCGGTCATTGAATTGAAACCGGTCTCATCACCGGCTATTATTCCGGCTTCTTTCGAATCGGCGCCCGAGGTTCCCGCTAATACAGTCACATTAATTCCACCACCACAGGAAGACGCTCCCCTGCCGGCCCCCACTCCCGCGTTCGAGCAGACAATTCCGGCCGCCACTCCCATTCCGGCTCCGGAAATTTCAGGAGTCACTGAAACCACCCAAACTCGTCCGCTGAAGAAACGACCAATTAATCGAATTCCTTTGGAAGGCGGAGTTCCCCAATGGCCGGATTTCCAGGCAGTCCGTCAGCGTCAGCAACTGCAGCGTCAGCAAAACCGAAAGAAGATTACTCCGTCTTCCGGCAACAACTTCGAACCCATTCTGAGCCAAACTCAACCCGATGCGCCGGTAGATCCAACCTCTTTCGGCCAGAAGATTCGCAACAAAGTCAAGACCAATTCCTTGGTCTCGCCGCCGCTTCCGGTTCCGGTTGAACCGCAAGTCGTCGTACAACAACCAAAGGCTCAATCGTTCATTGTCGAACCGGCCGCTGTGGAACAAACACAACACGACTCGTTTGATCTTGACCCTCCAGTCGTCGAACGTGACGAATCGTTCCAGACACTCGAGTCACAAAACGCCGCTTCCGGCAACCAACGCGGACGCATTCGTTTCAACAGGCCCAATAGCTTGAACGTCATTCCGGCTGAAGCTTCGACCGCTCCACCAGTCCGTCACACCGTCAGCACTCTGGTCGGTGGAAGAGGCCGCATACGAATCAATTCCAACAGTTTCACCACCCCTACGCCCACGACTGCCGGACCGACTGTAGCTGCCACGGAAGCATCGACGGCGGCTCCTACAACTGTTCAGACGGCAGCGCCAACAGTCGCA
The window above is part of the Daphnia pulex isolate KAP4 chromosome 3, ASM2113471v1 genome. Proteins encoded here:
- the LOC124189651 gene encoding calphotin-like isoform X2; its protein translation is MLAPQSCLTVMAVLMGAVPLHLAFPSGQTWFIHHSGQVARPVMINSSPVSDEFPIPRFALPEQTASRRQDGPFQASGSNNLQNEPPVHVKPGDKVSLIVRNQNPLEAQKFVDVGALLMDLQRMPPASDGSYHVFLAPPNYPQPTGGQKFDVTYVGAPQREQQTVSDPRNPHPPLFVAPLDYSVPQGYGRVQIPIQNVKFALNSPFQQVQQQPAQFQQPQQQFRQPQPQFQPTQQQPIQPVQFQQPQPVQFQQPQVVQFQPPQLQPVQFQTPQPPQFQTPQPVQFQPQFQPPQPQFQPIPAQQPQFQPQFQKQTVVSEFQRPQFQQPPPPSSFEQSLSDIRLQTGFVPFQTLEETSTSPPVTQPAPPPPPPTQPAPPPAPKEPLVLAAESPEFLELIKPRPAPIVVEVVENAPVSEIPQPATQSPVVVPPEEKVAPVIELKPVSSPAIIPASFESAPEVPANTVTLIPPPQEDAPLPAPTPAFEQTIPAATPIPAPEISGVTETTQTRPLKKRPINRIPLEGGVPQWPDFQAVRQRQQLQRQQNRKKITPSSGNNFEPILSQTQPDAPVDPTSFGQKIRNKVKTNSLVSPPLPVPVEPQVVVQQPKAQSFIVEPAAVEQTQHDSFDLDPPVVERDESFQTLESQNAASGNQRGRIRFNRPNSLNVIPAEASTAPPVRHTVSTLVGGRGRIRINSNSFTTPTPTTAGPTVAATEASTAAPTTVQTAAPTVAATTTPTVAATTASTTPESTTVAATVPTVAPTASRLVDPVVTEGPALEEEIIRGDSPIVLVEETVPVAEEEEDVPLEEEEEEEQAVLEDEKSVEPAEKPWSPYEAIQRQRETTVEPEAASQVVSSNDQPLRIRGKTTFSSSRIPLPPVRPEVGNRPVVLRPAASIRRPLPPTIRITKPVFDIQGQENIRSQEDFIAPQSLEFGIRDGVESKPILINNSPAQFLLPVGRRVPETRPGIQNIRIGRPTTQAPTTTTTTTTTEAPVEEEPVDAFQQEADELVTDEPLANDQLLPEEGEEEGEGELVEEEVEEEILTDEIEGEENEEFVETVDETEPVVSSTAAPTVTTAEAFSEFVDEQEEVEVDPVVVEDTNKSAEPITTTTEAPVVIEESIVPAEEEVEEEGAIELAADNHVDDQSNPSESSDDERQVLGVSTATEVSLMYELCYRGRCVRVHE
- the LOC124189651 gene encoding calphotin-like isoform X1, with protein sequence MLAPQSCLTVMAVLMGAVPLHLAFPSGQTWFIHHSGQVARPVMINSSPVSDEFPIPRFALPEQTASRRQDGPFQASGSNNLQNEPPVHVKPGDKVSLIVRNQNPLEAQKFVDVGALLMDLQRMPPASDGSYHVFLAPPNYPQPTGGQKFDVTYVGAPQREQQTVSDPRNPHPPLFVAPLDYSVPQGYGRVQIPIQNVKFALNSPFQQVQQQPAQFQQPQQQFRQPQPQFQPTQQQPIQPVQFQQPQPVQFQQPQVVQFQPPQLQPVQFQTPQPPQFQTPQPVQFQPQFQPSQPQFQPSQPQFQPPQPQFQPIPAQQPQFQPQFQKQTVVSEFQRPQFQQPPPPSSFEQSLSDIRLQTGFVPFQTLEETSTSPPVTQPAPPPPPPTQPAPPPAPKEPLVLAAESPEFLELIKPRPAPIVVEVVENAPVSEIPQPATQSPVVVPPEEKVAPVIELKPVSSPAIIPASFESAPEVPANTVTLIPPPQEDAPLPAPTPAFEQTIPAATPIPAPEISGVTETTQTRPLKKRPINRIPLEGGVPQWPDFQAVRQRQQLQRQQNRKKITPSSGNNFEPILSQTQPDAPVDPTSFGQKIRNKVKTNSLVSPPLPVPVEPQVVVQQPKAQSFIVEPAAVEQTQHDSFDLDPPVVERDESFQTLESQNAASGNQRGRIRFNRPNSLNVIPAEASTAPPVRHTVSTLVGGRGRIRINSNSFTTPTPTTAGPTVAATEASTAAPTTVQTAAPTVAATTTPTVAATTASTTPESTTVAATVPTVAPTASRLVDPVVTEGPALEEEIIRGDSPIVLVEETVPVAEEEEDVPLEEEEEEEQAVLEDEKSVEPAEKPWSPYEAIQRQRETTVEPEAASQVVSSNDQPLRIRGKTTFSSSRIPLPPVRPEVGNRPVVLRPAASIRRPLPPTIRITKPVFDIQGQENIRSQEDFIAPQSLEFGIRDGVESKPILINNSPAQFLLPVGRRVPETRPGIQNIRIGRPTTQAPTTTTTTTTTEAPVEEEPVDAFQQEADELVTDEPLANDQLLPEEGEEEGEGELVEEEVEEEILTDEIEGEENEEFVETVDETEPVVSSTAAPTVTTAEAFSEFVDEQEEVEVDPVVVEDTNKSAEPITTTTEAPVVIEESIVPAEEEVEEEGAIELAADNHVDDQSNPSESSDDERQVLGVSTATEVSLMYELCYRGRCVRVHE